The following coding sequences are from one Archocentrus centrarchus isolate MPI-CPG fArcCen1 chromosome 4, fArcCen1, whole genome shotgun sequence window:
- the med16 gene encoding LOW QUALITY PROTEIN: mediator of RNA polymerase II transcription subunit 16 (The sequence of the model RefSeq protein was modified relative to this genomic sequence to represent the inferred CDS: inserted 2 bases in 1 codon; deleted 1 base in 1 codon), which produces MELAYVCEWEKRPKSTHCPPXPFVCSWSCRNLVAFTTDLKSEDDDKNVSHMIHIIDTEHPWDVFSINSGHTEVISCLEWDQSGSRLLSADGDGQIKCWSMSDHLVNSWESNLSSSLDGDPIIALSWLHNGVKLALHVEMSGSTNFGEKFSRVKFSPSLTLFGGKPMEGWLAVTVSGLVTVSLLKPGGALLTASESLCRLRGRVALADIAFTGGGNIVVAATDGSSSSPVQFYKVVVSVVSEKCRIDTELLPSLFLRCTTDPLRREKYPAVTHLKFLTRENSEQVLLCASNQNGSIVECWSLRKEGLPVNNIFQHRSPVVGEKQPTILKWRILTTTSDLERVSAVALPKLPISISNTDLKVASDTKFCPGLGLALAFHDGSIQILHRLSLHTMGVFYGGSSSAQRPGDESAIKRQRTTGPAIHFKALQFSWTSLALAGVDNHGKLHMLRVSPSMGQVLEMNTTLRHLLFLLEYCMVTGYDWWDVLLHVQPSMVHNLVEKLHEEYMRQNQALQQVLATRIVAVKASLCKLSTATAARACDFHAKLLLIAISSTLKSLLRPHVLNTPDKSPGDRLTEICAKNTDTDIDKVMINLKTEEFVLDGPPLQSLQQLIQWVGDFVLYLLANLPNQGSMVRPGFGFMRDGASLGMLREMLVMIRIWGLLKPGCLPTFTATSDNQDSMQLLFRLLTKLWLCSRDDGPPQDPDESLIDECCLLPSQLLVPSMDWLPVNDGVIVKLQGKHPLRLQFGKASSLPGATAPTPLEVFTRTPGSQKMDNLRCVHMGVCPTEESKACTRCGCVTMLRSPNKTNAMKQWEQRWIKNCLCGGLWRRIPPTFT; this is translated from the exons ATGGAGCTGGCCTACGTGTGTGAGTGGGAGAAGCGTCCGAAGAGCACCCACTGCCCTCC TCCCTTTGTCTGCTCCTGGTCCTGCAGGAACCTGGTT GCCTTCACTACGGACCTGAAGAGCGAGGACGACGACAAGA atgTAAGTCACATGATCCACATCATCGACACCGAGCACCCCTGGGACGTTTTCTCCATCAACTCTGGACACACTGAGGTCATTTCCTGTCTGGAGTGGGACCAGTCAG gttCGCGGCTGCTCTCTGCAGATGGTGACGGGCAGATCAAATGTTGGTCAATGTCGGATCACCTGGTGAACAGCTGGGAGAGCAACCTATCAAGCTCGCTGGACGGAGATCCCATCATCGCTCTCAGCTGGCTGCACAATGGTGTCAAGCTGGCGCTGCATGTGGAGATG TCAGGCTCCACAAACTTTGGGGAGAAGTTCTCGCGGGTGAAGTTCTCGCCGTCCCTGACGCTGTTTGGTGGGAAGCCGATGGAGGGCTGGCTGGCGGTGACCGTGAGCGGCCTGGTGACCGTGTCGCTGCTGAAGCCGGGCGGCGCTCTGCTGACGGCAAGCGAGAGCCTGTGCCGGCTGAGAGGACGGGTGGCATTGGCCGACATCGCCTTCACTGGAGGAGGGAACATTGTGGTGGCTGCCACGGATGGCAGCAGCTCCTCCCCCGTCCAGTTCTACAAG GTGGTTGTCAGTGTGGTGAGTGAGAAATGTCGCATcgacactgagctgctgccctCACTGTTCCTGCGCTGCACCACTGACCCGCTGAGGAGGGAGAAGTACCCCGCTGTCACCCACCTCAAGTTCCTGACCCGAGAGAACTCCGAGCAG GTTCTGCTGTGTGCATCCAATCAGAATGGCAGTATCGTGGAGTGCTGGTCTCTGAGGAAGGAGGGACTTCCTGTCAACAACATCTTCCAGCACCGCTCACCAGTCG TGGGGGAGAAGCAGCCAACCATCCTGAAATGGAGGATATTGACGACCACCAGTGACCTAGAGCGAGTGTCAGCTGTTGCTCTGCCCAAACTGCCCATCTCCATCTCCAACACCGACCTGAAGGTGGCGTCAGACACAAAGTTCTGCCCCGGCCTTG GTCTGGCTCTGGCCTTTCATGACGGCAGCATCCAGATCCTTCACCGGCTGTCCCTCCACACCATGGGCGTTTTCTACGGTGGCTCCTCCTCAGCACAGCGGCCCGGAGATGAGTCCGCCATCAAACGCCAGAGAACCACAGGTCCTGCCATCCACTTCAAGGCCCTGCAGTTCTCATGGACCTCATTGGCTTTGGCTGGAGTCGACAACCACGGCAAG CTCCACATGCTGCGGGTGTCGCCCTCTATGGGTCAGGTGCTGGAGATGAACACAACACTACGCCACCTGCTGTTCCTGCTGGAGTACTGCATGGTGACAGGCTACGACTGGTGGGATGTGCTGCTGCATGTGCAGCCCAGCATGGTGCACAACCTGGTGGAGAAGCTACATGAGGAGTACATGAGGCAGAACCAGGCGCTGCAGCAG GTTCTGGCGACGCGCATCGTGGCAGTGAAGGCGTCTCTCTGTAAACTCTCCACGGCGACAGCAGCTCGAGCCTGTGACTTCCACGCCAAGCTGCTGCTCATCGCCATCAGCTCCACCCTCAAGTCTCTGCTGAGGCCCCACGTTCTCAACACACCTGACAAGAGTCCAGGTGACCGACTGACTGAGATCTGCGCCAAGAACACTGACACAG ATATCGATAAGGTGATGATCAATCTGAAGACTGAGGAGTTTGTGCTGGATGGTCCTCCTCTGCAGTCTCTGCAGCAGCTCATCCAGTGGGTGGGAGACTTTGTCCTTTACCTGCTGGCTAACCTGCCCAACCAG GGCTCGATGGTTCGGCCTGGTTTTGGCTTCATGCGGGACGGAGCGTCTCTAGGGATGCTGAGGGAAATGCTGGTGATGATCCGGATCTGGGGTCTGCTGAAGCCCGGCTGTCTGCCCACCTTCACGGCCACATCAGACAACCAGGACAGCATGCAGCTGCTGTTCAGACTGCTCACCAAGCTGTGGCTCTGCT CGCGAGACGACGGCCCCCCCCAGGATCCCGACGAGAGTCTGATCGACGAGTGCTGCCTGCTGCCCAGTCAGCTGCTGGTTCCCAGCATGGACTGGTTACCAGTGAACGACGGCGTCATTGTGAAGCTGCAGGGGAAACACCCTCTCAGGCTGCAGTTCGGAAAGGCCTCGTCTCTGCCCGGCGCCACCGCGCCCACACCGCTGGAGGTGTTCaccag gACTCCTGGCTCTCAGAAGATGGATAACCTGCGCTGTGTTCACATGGGCGTCTGTCCCACCGAGGAGAGTAAAGCCTGCACTAG GTGCGGCTGCGTGACGATGCTCCGCTCGCCCAACAAGACAAACGCCATGAAGCAGTGGGAGCAGCGCTGGATTAAGAACTGTCTGTGTGGCGGTCTGTGGAGGAGGATCCCACCCACATTCACCTGA